GAAAAATCGTCGCTAAGAAGGCCTATGCTGACTGGAGCCGCTTCAGCAGTTATACCACGGCCCTCCATGAGGCAGCCATTGAACTGGTCGAAATTCCCCGGCGCGGCGTCAGTGGCAAGAACTCGGCGGATATCCGCTTGGTCGTGGATGCCATCGACTTAGCCTATTCCAAAGACCACATCGACACCTTCGTGATCGTTTCGGGAGACAGTGATTTCTCTCCTTTAGTGTCCAAGCTCAAGGAATTGGGCAAGCACGTGATCGGGATGGGGTTGGCGGATGCCACTTCGGACTTGTTGCGGGACAATTGCGATGAGTTCATCTACTACGAAGATCTGGACCGGGCACCCATTATTCCGGTCAGCATGAATGAAAACATACCGGAACGCAAGCGTAAAGCCTTCGCTTTGCTGCTCGAATCGCTGTTGGCCCTGCGGCGGGAAAACAAGGAAATCATCTACTCCTCGATGATCAAAGATACGATGAAGCGGAAGAAGCCTTCATTTAACGAGGAATACTACGGCTACCGGACCTTCAGCGAATTCCTGGAGGATGCCCAACGGCTGGGCTTACTGGAGTTGGAAAAGCATAAACCAAGCGGCATGTACATCGTGACCCGCTTCGGTTTGGAAATGGCCAAGTCTAGCGGTCCGGTAGAGGAGTCGCCTGGACGCTCCGCTCCAGCAGCCGCCAGCAGCTCCAGGGGACCAGGGATGGGCGATGCCGCCTCCGCAATGGGCCGCGCTGCCGACCTCAAGGGCGGCGTCGAGGAACGATCTGGTCTTCTTCCCCGGGAGTCGTTTTCCGGAGAAGATAGCGGGCGTTCTACTTCTCCCCCCCGTGGTACCTCTTTACCTTCTCCTCGGCCAAAACATGCTGAGTTGGACGAGCCGCTCTCGCCCATCGATCGGCCTTTGGGCCGTGCTTTAGTGGAGGAAGCGGAGTGGGAAGACGATGATTTGGATCAAGTGCCCAGTTACGGCAGCACGCCGTCCCCCTTGGCACCGCCCCGGTCCAAGTCATCGCCGATGGGGAAAGCCATACCTTCGTCTCCGGTCTCCCCGAAATCCTCGGGTCAAGCAGAGGCTTCTCCAAGCAAGGGGGGCGTTTCCCTGCCCGCAGCGCCGCGCAGCGCCCGGAGTGCAACGCCGTCCCATAGCACCCGTAGCAGTTCTGCGCCGCCTTCTAGCTCTTCCCGCAAAGCGACTCCGCGAGGAGAAAAACGCGGGAGTGGCAGTCCTGTCTCCACTGGCCGGTCCGGTGGTTCCCGCAACGGGGGTTCCTCTGCCTCTGCCACCCGTCGTTCCAGCCCTTCCTCCGACCTAACCGCCCCCCACGCCCCTGCTTCACCTGGCTCGGTCGAAAGCCCTCCGGTGGCGAAAGCGCCTGCTCCTTCCGGTGGAACAATCGCTCCCTTAGGGCAGTATGGTCCTCCACCTCCTCAGCAAGACCTCGGAATCGACGAGGAGGCTGAATTCCGCGCCGGCTTAGAAGATTGAACCGCGCTAGCCTCATGCTAGGATGCCCTGGGTTCTCTCATCGTCTTTTCATGCCAGGCGGTTTTGGAAAGCACTCCCCCCCACGCTAGGGAGTTCCTAAACTTCGCTGTAACCTCTGTGAATTTCGAGGGTAGAAGCCGGAACTGTCTTGCTGGCATTCTGACCTGAAGTCGGAACTGAGGGATCCACCCGTGCCAATCCTCTTTGCGATCACGCTGTTCGTAAGTGCTTCCCTATTGTTCATGGTTCAACCGATGGTGGCGAAGATGATCCTTCCGCTGTTGGGAGGAAGCCCCGCGGTGTGGAACGCTTGCATGGTGTTTTTCCAGGCGTTACTCCTGTTGGGCTATCTTTACGCGCACCGGATCACCCAACGCATGACGCCGTGGAACCAGTGGATTCTCCATCTCGTGGTAGTGGCCCTGCCGTTTCTGAGTTTTCTGTTGGCCATTATTTTCGGCTCCCGCCACACACCGATCGCCATTGTGGAAAGTTTAGCCCCGACAGGTGATGCCAACCCCGTCCTCCACGTTCTGGCCTTGCTCGCCGTGGCAATCGGCATCCCCTTTTTCGTAATTTCGACGAGTGCTCCTCTGCTGCAACGGTGGTTTGCATACACTGGCCACCCTTCCGCACGAGACCCCTACTTTCTTTACTCCGCGAGTAATGCGGGGAGCATGATTTCGCTCCTCGGTTACCCCTTACTGATCGAACCGAACCTGAGCATCGTCGGCCAAGCATGGCTGTTTGCCATCGGTTTCGCCTTGCTGGCCTCGCTGGTGTATCTCTGCGGTCACGCCGCTACCCATCCGGTGAGTGTCCCGCCGCCGAAGAATCTGACGACCTATGGCAGCGGAAAACGCAAAAACA
This Thermogemmata fonticola DNA region includes the following protein-coding sequences:
- a CDS encoding NYN domain-containing protein, whose protein sequence is MKSVRSGDGERALAVFIDFENLGLGFQNRRDRFDIHKVLERLVEKGKIVAKKAYADWSRFSSYTTALHEAAIELVEIPRRGVSGKNSADIRLVVDAIDLAYSKDHIDTFVIVSGDSDFSPLVSKLKELGKHVIGMGLADATSDLLRDNCDEFIYYEDLDRAPIIPVSMNENIPERKRKAFALLLESLLALRRENKEIIYSSMIKDTMKRKKPSFNEEYYGYRTFSEFLEDAQRLGLLELEKHKPSGMYIVTRFGLEMAKSSGPVEESPGRSAPAAASSSRGPGMGDAASAMGRAADLKGGVEERSGLLPRESFSGEDSGRSTSPPRGTSLPSPRPKHAELDEPLSPIDRPLGRALVEEAEWEDDDLDQVPSYGSTPSPLAPPRSKSSPMGKAIPSSPVSPKSSGQAEASPSKGGVSLPAAPRSARSATPSHSTRSSSAPPSSSSRKATPRGEKRGSGSPVSTGRSGGSRNGGSSASATRRSSPSSDLTAPHAPASPGSVESPPVAKAPAPSGGTIAPLGQYGPPPPQQDLGIDEEAEFRAGLED